A region from the Dermacentor andersoni chromosome 11, qqDerAnde1_hic_scaffold, whole genome shotgun sequence genome encodes:
- the LOC126517369 gene encoding uncharacterized protein, with amino-acid sequence MGKCCIPGCRNSRERIPGLTFHQIPSNEPWRTMWMEVLTENGVKAFTEWTLVCGEHFTHEDYKMTARKNFLLPSAVPSVFTIRPCRNAPKKRGRKPKALLLHQQQQQFATRPGAPQRVTVLRSVVAEDADAADDDEDYDPRSGGSGGVRRTGRPRKQKVFTDMVVYMPKTASDPPQAENDEEDAGGDMQTITLTFPREGEDGDGASEEYGATSSAAKSSDVVHLEEFSQPAAAASDEAVQLSESGDKQPPKNLNVIVFTNQRRPASTSARTRADDLGTGSAEVNESSSNYPGRPKRRCCQIQTQRLLFYKSVITKLRKRVLALEDSLAEKEKELAAIAAQKDLEMV; translated from the coding sequence ATGGGCAAGTGCTGCATCCCGGGCTGTCGCAACTCGCGCGAGCGTATACCGGGCCTCACGTTTCACCAAATTCCGTCGAATGAACCGTGGCGTACAATGTGGATGGAAGTACTCACCGAGAACGGTGTCAAGGCGTTCACCGAATggactctcgtttgcggcgagcatTTCACGCACGAAGACTACAAGATGACAGCGCGCAAGAACTTCCTGCTGCCCTCGGCCGTGCCGTCCGTGTTCACGATCAGGCCTTGCAGGAACGCGCCGAAGAAACGGGGTCGCAAGCCCAAGGCTTTGCTGctgcaccagcagcagcagcagttcgcGACTCGACCGGGTGCACCGCAAAGAGTGACAGTTCTGCGATCTGTAGTCGCCGAGGACGCCGATGCTGCGGATGACGACGAAGACTACGACCCGAGGAGCGGCGGTAGCGGTGGCGTGCGCCGCACGGGCCGTCCGCGCAAACAGAAGGTGTTTACGGACATGGTGGTCTACATGCCCAAAACGGCGTCCGACCCGCCACAGGCCGAAAACGACGAGGAAGACGCCGGCGGTGATATGCAGACGATCACACTGACGTTTCCGCGCGAAGGCGAAGATGGAGACGGTGCTTCGGAGGAGTACggcgcgacgtcgtctgctgcGAAGTCGTCGGATGTCGTGCATCTCGAAGAGTTCTCGCAGCCTGCTGCCGCGGCGTCGGACGAGGCGGTGCAGCTTAGTGAGAGCGGCGACAAGCAGCCGCCAAAGAACCTGAACGTCATCGTCTTCACCAATCAACGGCGCCCGGCGTCGACTTCCGCTAGGACTCGAGCCGACGACCTCGGCACTGGAAGCGCGGAGGTCAACGAATCCTCGTCGAATTACCCGGGCCGGCCCAAGCGACGCTGCTGCCAGATACAGACACAGCGGCTGCTGTTTTACAAGAGCGTAATCACGAAGCTCAGGAAACGTGTCCTGGCCCTCGAGGACAGTTTGGCCGAGAAGGAAAAGGAACTGGCAGCTATTGCAGCTCAAAAAGACCTTGAAATGGTGTAG